The genomic window CTGGCAACAGTTCAAAGAAACCTTCGGCACCACCGACGCCCGCGGCGACAAGAACCCCTTCATGGACGGCGCGTACCTCGCCCAGAGCGTCTACGCGTATTTCAACAACGGCGGCACCCGCTGCTACGTCGTGCGCCTCGTCCCCGCCCAGGCCACCCAGGCCAAACGCACCGTCGAAGCCGCCCGCCCCCTGCAGCTGCCCAGCCGCGCCAGCAAGGCCGTGCCCAGCCTCAGCATCGCCGCCCGCGACGGCCGCCAGAGCGACATCCAGATCGAGGTGCTGCCCGCCGACCCCATCAAGCCCGGCGACGCCCCCAAGGGTAAGGACGGCAAGACCGACCCCGAGGAAGGCAGCGACGGCCTGTTCACCCTCAAGGTCACCCGCAACGACCTGACCGAGACCTTCCCCAACGTCAGCATGGGCAAGAAACACGCCCGCAGCGTCGCCGAGGTCGTGAACAAGGAAAGCACCCTGATCACCATCGAGGAGACCAGCAGCGCCGGCCCCCTCGTCGAGCGCGCCCCCGAACCCGGCGCGTACGTCCTGCAGGCCGACAGCAACGTCATCGAACAGGGCCGCGAACTGCGCGGGCAGGACTTCGTGGGCAGCGTCGACGGCCGCAGCGGCATCGAGAGCCTCGAAATCGCCGAGGAAGTCAGCATGATCGCCGTGCCTGACCTCATGAGCGCCTACCAGGCGGGCATGATCAACGAGGACGGCGTCAAGAGCGTCCAGCGCGCCCTGATCGACCACTGCGAGCGCAACGCCAACCGCATCGCGCTGCTCGACACGCCGCCCGACCTCACCCCGCAGCAGGTCGTGAAGTGGCGCAACGTCGACACCAACTTCGACACCAGCTACGCCGCCATGTACTACCCCTGGGTGAAGGTCGAAGGGCCCGACGGCAACCCCATGATGGTCCCCCCCAGCGGCTTCGTGGCCGGGATCTACGCCCGCAACGACGTCGAGCGCGGCGTGCACAAGGCCCCCGCCAACGAGACCGTGCGCGGCATTCTCGGGCCGGCCCTGCAGGTCACCAAGAGCGAGCAGGACATCCTCAACCCCATCGGCGTGAACTGCATCCGCGAGTTCCCCGGCATGGGCGTGCGCGTCTGGGGCGCCCGGACGCTGTCCAGCAACGCCCAGTGGCGCTACGTGCCCGTCCGGCGCCTGTTCAACTACGTCGAGAAGAGCATCGAGCGCGGCACGCAGTGGGCCGTGTTCGAACCCAACGACGAGAACCTGTGGTTCCGTATCCGCCGCGACATCAACTCCTTCCTCACCAGCGTCTGGCGCGACGGCGCGCTGTTCGGCAACACCGCCCGCGAGGCCTTCTACGTCAAGTGCGACAGCGAACTCAACCCCGCCGAACTCCGCGACCGCGGCATGCTCCAGGTCGAGATCGGCCTCGCGCCGGTCAAACCCGCCGAGTTCATCGTGTTCCGCTTCAGCCAGTACGCCGGTGGCGGGCAGTAACGCCCGCTGACCCATCCCCGTCCCCTCGTTTCCCTGACCCCGGAGGTACCCCATGACCGCACCCACCCGCAAAGATCCGCTCGTTGCCGCCTACTTCAGCGTCCAGTTCGACAACAAGGTCGTCGGCGCCTTCCG from Deinococcus sedimenti includes these protein-coding regions:
- a CDS encoding phage tail sheath family protein, producing MAEYLSPGVYIEETQSGPRPIEGISTTTAAFVGFAPSGPANTPVFVANWQQFKETFGTTDARGDKNPFMDGAYLAQSVYAYFNNGGTRCYVVRLVPAQATQAKRTVEAARPLQLPSRASKAVPSLSIAARDGRQSDIQIEVLPADPIKPGDAPKGKDGKTDPEEGSDGLFTLKVTRNDLTETFPNVSMGKKHARSVAEVVNKESTLITIEETSSAGPLVERAPEPGAYVLQADSNVIEQGRELRGQDFVGSVDGRSGIESLEIAEEVSMIAVPDLMSAYQAGMINEDGVKSVQRALIDHCERNANRIALLDTPPDLTPQQVVKWRNVDTNFDTSYAAMYYPWVKVEGPDGNPMMVPPSGFVAGIYARNDVERGVHKAPANETVRGILGPALQVTKSEQDILNPIGVNCIREFPGMGVRVWGARTLSSNAQWRYVPVRRLFNYVEKSIERGTQWAVFEPNDENLWFRIRRDINSFLTSVWRDGALFGNTAREAFYVKCDSELNPAELRDRGMLQVEIGLAPVKPAEFIVFRFSQYAGGGQ